One genomic window of Mustela nigripes isolate SB6536 chromosome 15, MUSNIG.SB6536, whole genome shotgun sequence includes the following:
- the ACOD1 gene encoding cis-aconitate decarboxylase isoform X2 yields MMLKSVTESFARVIHGLAVGHLTDHVIQRSKRMILDTLGVGFLGTSTEVFHKASEYSKIYSSNVSSSVWGRPELRLPPPYAAFVNGVAIHSMDFDDTWHPATHPSGAVLPVLMALTEALPSSQKFSGLDMLLAFNVGIEVQGQLMHFSKEASDIPKRFHPPSVVGTLGSAAAASKLLRLSMAKCQEALAIAVSHAGAPMANAATQTKPLHMGNAARHGMESAFLAMLGLQGNKQVLDMQTGFGAFYANYSPQALPDLDSHTWLLGQQDVAFKRFPAHLATHWVADAAESVRKHLITDGALLPTDHVERIVLRIPDVQYVNRPFPDSEHAARHSFQYVACTTLLDGGITVPSFHKCQINRPQVRELLRKVELEHPRDNRPSFDTLYCEISVTLRDGATFTECSDTFYGHWRKPLSQEDLREKFRANASSMLSCDTVERLLEIIENLEDLEDCSVLTTLLKGPCPPEMVSKSI; encoded by the exons aTGATGCTCAAG tctgtcacAGAAAGCTTTGCCAGAGTGATCCATGGCTTGGCCGTGGGGCACCTGACCGATCATGTTATTCAAAGAAGCAAGAGAATGATTCTGGATACTCTGGGCGTTGGCTTCCTGGGAACCAGTACAGAAGTGTTTCACAAAGCCAGCGAATATAGTAAG ATCTACAGTTCCAATGTGTCCAGCAGTGTTTGGGGTCGACCAGAGTTAAGACTCCCGCCGCCATATGCTGCTTTTGTGAATGGTGTGGCT ATTCACTCAATGGATTTTGACGACACATGGCATCCCGCCACCCACCCTTCTGGAGCTGTCCTTCCTGTCCTCATGGCTTTAACAGAAGCTCTCCCTTCAAGTCAGAAGTTTTCTGGCCTTGATATGCTGCTCGCTTTCAATGTTGGGATTGAAGTACAAGGCCAATTAATGCATTTCTCCAAGGAAGCCAGTGACATACCAAAGAG attCCACCCCCCTTCAGTGGTAGGAACTTTGGGGAGCGCGGCCGCAGCATCCAAGCTTTTACGGCTCAGCATGGCTAAGTGCCAAGAGGCCCTGGCTATTGCTGTCTCTCATGCCGGGGCACCCATGGCAAATGCTGCCACTCAGACCAAGCCTCTTCATATGGGCAATGCTGCCAGGCATGGCATGGAATCGGCTTTTCTAGCGATGCTGGGTCTCCAAGGAAACAAGCAGGTCTTGGATATGCAAACGGGCTTTGGGGCTTTCTATGCCAACTATTCCCCACAAGCTCTTCCAGACCTAGATTCCCACACTTGGCTGCTGGGCCAGCAGGACGTGGCATTCAAGCGGTTCCCTGCACATCTGGCCACGCACTGGGTGGCGGACGCAGCTGAGTCCGTCCGGAAGCACCTCATCACAGACGGAGCCCTGCTTCCCACTGACCATGTTGAGAGAATTGTGCTCAGAATTCCAGATGTCCAGTATGTCAACAGGCCCTTCCCAGACTCAGAGCACGCAGCTCGTCATTCGTTCCAGTATGTGGCCTGCACCACACTGCTCGATGGTGGCATCACCGTCCCCTCATTCCACAAATGCCAGATCAACAGGCCACAGGTGAGAGAGTTGCTCAGGAAGGTGGAGCTGGAGCACCCTCGGGACAACCGGCCCAGCTTCGACACACTGTACTGCGAGATAAGTGTCACTCTCAGGGATGGAGCCACCTTTACAGAGTGCTCGGACACCTTCTACGGCCACTGGAGAAAACCACTGAGCCAGGAAGACCTGCGAGAGAAGTTCAGAGCCAATGCCTCCAGCATGCTGTCCTGTGACACCGTAGAAAGGCTTTTAGAGATCATCGAGAATCTAGAAGACCTAGAAGATTGTTCTGTGCTGACCACTCTGCTGAAAGGACCCTGTCCACCAGAGATGGTTTCAAAATCTATCTAG
- the ACOD1 gene encoding cis-aconitate decarboxylase isoform X3: MILDTLGVGFLGTSTEVFHKASEYSKIYSSNVSSSVWGRPELRLPPPYAAFVNGVAIHSMDFDDTWHPATHPSGAVLPVLMALTEALPSSQKFSGLDMLLAFNVGIEVQGQLMHFSKEASDIPKRFHPPSVVGTLGSAAAASKLLRLSMAKCQEALAIAVSHAGAPMANAATQTKPLHMGNAARHGMESAFLAMLGLQGNKQVLDMQTGFGAFYANYSPQALPDLDSHTWLLGQQDVAFKRFPAHLATHWVADAAESVRKHLITDGALLPTDHVERIVLRIPDVQYVNRPFPDSEHAARHSFQYVACTTLLDGGITVPSFHKCQINRPQVRELLRKVELEHPRDNRPSFDTLYCEISVTLRDGATFTECSDTFYGHWRKPLSQEDLREKFRANASSMLSCDTVERLLEIIENLEDLEDCSVLTTLLKGPCPPEMVSKSI; encoded by the exons ATGATTCTGGATACTCTGGGCGTTGGCTTCCTGGGAACCAGTACAGAAGTGTTTCACAAAGCCAGCGAATATAGTAAG ATCTACAGTTCCAATGTGTCCAGCAGTGTTTGGGGTCGACCAGAGTTAAGACTCCCGCCGCCATATGCTGCTTTTGTGAATGGTGTGGCT ATTCACTCAATGGATTTTGACGACACATGGCATCCCGCCACCCACCCTTCTGGAGCTGTCCTTCCTGTCCTCATGGCTTTAACAGAAGCTCTCCCTTCAAGTCAGAAGTTTTCTGGCCTTGATATGCTGCTCGCTTTCAATGTTGGGATTGAAGTACAAGGCCAATTAATGCATTTCTCCAAGGAAGCCAGTGACATACCAAAGAG attCCACCCCCCTTCAGTGGTAGGAACTTTGGGGAGCGCGGCCGCAGCATCCAAGCTTTTACGGCTCAGCATGGCTAAGTGCCAAGAGGCCCTGGCTATTGCTGTCTCTCATGCCGGGGCACCCATGGCAAATGCTGCCACTCAGACCAAGCCTCTTCATATGGGCAATGCTGCCAGGCATGGCATGGAATCGGCTTTTCTAGCGATGCTGGGTCTCCAAGGAAACAAGCAGGTCTTGGATATGCAAACGGGCTTTGGGGCTTTCTATGCCAACTATTCCCCACAAGCTCTTCCAGACCTAGATTCCCACACTTGGCTGCTGGGCCAGCAGGACGTGGCATTCAAGCGGTTCCCTGCACATCTGGCCACGCACTGGGTGGCGGACGCAGCTGAGTCCGTCCGGAAGCACCTCATCACAGACGGAGCCCTGCTTCCCACTGACCATGTTGAGAGAATTGTGCTCAGAATTCCAGATGTCCAGTATGTCAACAGGCCCTTCCCAGACTCAGAGCACGCAGCTCGTCATTCGTTCCAGTATGTGGCCTGCACCACACTGCTCGATGGTGGCATCACCGTCCCCTCATTCCACAAATGCCAGATCAACAGGCCACAGGTGAGAGAGTTGCTCAGGAAGGTGGAGCTGGAGCACCCTCGGGACAACCGGCCCAGCTTCGACACACTGTACTGCGAGATAAGTGTCACTCTCAGGGATGGAGCCACCTTTACAGAGTGCTCGGACACCTTCTACGGCCACTGGAGAAAACCACTGAGCCAGGAAGACCTGCGAGAGAAGTTCAGAGCCAATGCCTCCAGCATGCTGTCCTGTGACACCGTAGAAAGGCTTTTAGAGATCATCGAGAATCTAGAAGACCTAGAAGATTGTTCTGTGCTGACCACTCTGCTGAAAGGACCCTGTCCACCAGAGATGGTTTCAAAATCTATCTAG
- the ACOD1 gene encoding cis-aconitate decarboxylase isoform X1, whose protein sequence is MQRSSRAFQENLLPSIFGQSVTESFARVIHGLAVGHLTDHVIQRSKRMILDTLGVGFLGTSTEVFHKASEYSKIYSSNVSSSVWGRPELRLPPPYAAFVNGVAIHSMDFDDTWHPATHPSGAVLPVLMALTEALPSSQKFSGLDMLLAFNVGIEVQGQLMHFSKEASDIPKRFHPPSVVGTLGSAAAASKLLRLSMAKCQEALAIAVSHAGAPMANAATQTKPLHMGNAARHGMESAFLAMLGLQGNKQVLDMQTGFGAFYANYSPQALPDLDSHTWLLGQQDVAFKRFPAHLATHWVADAAESVRKHLITDGALLPTDHVERIVLRIPDVQYVNRPFPDSEHAARHSFQYVACTTLLDGGITVPSFHKCQINRPQVRELLRKVELEHPRDNRPSFDTLYCEISVTLRDGATFTECSDTFYGHWRKPLSQEDLREKFRANASSMLSCDTVERLLEIIENLEDLEDCSVLTTLLKGPCPPEMVSKSI, encoded by the exons ATGCAGAGGAGCTCCAGAGCCTTTCAGGAAAACCTCTTGCCATCCATCTTTGGACAA tctgtcacAGAAAGCTTTGCCAGAGTGATCCATGGCTTGGCCGTGGGGCACCTGACCGATCATGTTATTCAAAGAAGCAAGAGAATGATTCTGGATACTCTGGGCGTTGGCTTCCTGGGAACCAGTACAGAAGTGTTTCACAAAGCCAGCGAATATAGTAAG ATCTACAGTTCCAATGTGTCCAGCAGTGTTTGGGGTCGACCAGAGTTAAGACTCCCGCCGCCATATGCTGCTTTTGTGAATGGTGTGGCT ATTCACTCAATGGATTTTGACGACACATGGCATCCCGCCACCCACCCTTCTGGAGCTGTCCTTCCTGTCCTCATGGCTTTAACAGAAGCTCTCCCTTCAAGTCAGAAGTTTTCTGGCCTTGATATGCTGCTCGCTTTCAATGTTGGGATTGAAGTACAAGGCCAATTAATGCATTTCTCCAAGGAAGCCAGTGACATACCAAAGAG attCCACCCCCCTTCAGTGGTAGGAACTTTGGGGAGCGCGGCCGCAGCATCCAAGCTTTTACGGCTCAGCATGGCTAAGTGCCAAGAGGCCCTGGCTATTGCTGTCTCTCATGCCGGGGCACCCATGGCAAATGCTGCCACTCAGACCAAGCCTCTTCATATGGGCAATGCTGCCAGGCATGGCATGGAATCGGCTTTTCTAGCGATGCTGGGTCTCCAAGGAAACAAGCAGGTCTTGGATATGCAAACGGGCTTTGGGGCTTTCTATGCCAACTATTCCCCACAAGCTCTTCCAGACCTAGATTCCCACACTTGGCTGCTGGGCCAGCAGGACGTGGCATTCAAGCGGTTCCCTGCACATCTGGCCACGCACTGGGTGGCGGACGCAGCTGAGTCCGTCCGGAAGCACCTCATCACAGACGGAGCCCTGCTTCCCACTGACCATGTTGAGAGAATTGTGCTCAGAATTCCAGATGTCCAGTATGTCAACAGGCCCTTCCCAGACTCAGAGCACGCAGCTCGTCATTCGTTCCAGTATGTGGCCTGCACCACACTGCTCGATGGTGGCATCACCGTCCCCTCATTCCACAAATGCCAGATCAACAGGCCACAGGTGAGAGAGTTGCTCAGGAAGGTGGAGCTGGAGCACCCTCGGGACAACCGGCCCAGCTTCGACACACTGTACTGCGAGATAAGTGTCACTCTCAGGGATGGAGCCACCTTTACAGAGTGCTCGGACACCTTCTACGGCCACTGGAGAAAACCACTGAGCCAGGAAGACCTGCGAGAGAAGTTCAGAGCCAATGCCTCCAGCATGCTGTCCTGTGACACCGTAGAAAGGCTTTTAGAGATCATCGAGAATCTAGAAGACCTAGAAGATTGTTCTGTGCTGACCACTCTGCTGAAAGGACCCTGTCCACCAGAGATGGTTTCAAAATCTATCTAG